A window of the Clupea harengus chromosome 8, Ch_v2.0.2, whole genome shotgun sequence genome harbors these coding sequences:
- the puraa gene encoding purine-rich element binding protein Aa, with translation MADRDSGSEQGGAATGPGVGSMHPVTGGAGSASGLQHETQELASKRVDIQNKRFYLDVKQNAKGRFLKIAEVGAGGNKSRLTLSMSVAVEFRDYLGDFIEHYAQLGPSNPDLVQDEPRRALKSEFLVRENRKYYMDLKENQRGRFLRIRQTVNRGPGLGSTQGQTIALPAQGLIEFRDALAKLIDDYGVEDEPAELPEGTSLTVDNKRFFFDVGSNKYGVFMRVSEVKPTYRNSITVPYKVWSKFGNTFCKYAEEMKKIQEKQREKRASELQQQQEEMHADDGDED, from the coding sequence ATGGCGGACAGAGACAGTGGAAGTGAGCAGGGAGGAGCAGCCACGGGCCCGGGTGTCGGTTCCATGCACCCAGTGACAGGAGGGGCGGGCTCGGCTTCCGGGCTGCAGCACGAGACGCAAGAGCTCGCTTCGAAACGGGTTGACATTCAGAACAAACGTTTCTATCTGGACGTAAAACAGAATGCGAAGGGCCGCTTCTTGAAGATAGCTGAAGTCGGGGCTGGGGGAAACAAGAGccgcctcactctctctatgtcAGTTGCTGTCGAGTTCCGTGACTACCTGGGGGATTTCATCGAACATTATGCCCAATTGGGTCCTAGTAATCCGGACTTGGTGCAGGATGAACCGCGTCGCGCGTTGAAGAGCGAGTTCCTGGTGAGAGAAAATCGGAAATACTACATGGACCTGAAAGAGAATCAGAGAGGCCGGTTCCTAAGAATTCGACAAACGGTGAACCGGGGGCCCGGATTGGGATCCACGCAAGGCCAGACGATCGCTCTTCCTGCCCAGGGACTTATTGAGTTTCGTGACGCTTTGGCCAAACTCATTGATGACTATGGAGTTGAGGACGAACCCGCAGAGTTGCCAGAGGGTACATCTTTGACTGTGGACAACAAACGGTTCTTCTTCGACGTGGGCTCGAATAAGTATGGAGTGTTTATGAGGGTAAGCGAGGTGAAACCTACCTACCGCAACTCTATCACGGTGCCCTACAAAGTGTGGTCCAAATTCGGAAACACTTTTTGTAAATATGCCGAGGAGATGAAAAAGATTCAGGAGAAACAGCGAGAGAAGAGGGCAAGTGAGCTACAACAACAGCAAGAAGAAATGCATGCCGACGATGGAGACGAGGATTga